In Haemorhous mexicanus isolate bHaeMex1 chromosome 21, bHaeMex1.pri, whole genome shotgun sequence, the following proteins share a genomic window:
- the ENTR1 gene encoding endosome-associated-trafficking regulator 1, with the protein MAAPALPVAEPLPGDPAEPNPFSFREFVRSKSRGGDGAGADTQAAWAGPAVPPLPAVPAESGDEQEDEEEEWSESYRPLAVEQAHLGSAGAAPGPGRVPAPQPSYEQLKEENAILRSKINKLQILSETQADKMRKLEKKLEENKIKEEKEAQDLEAMVQHVEQNLQLMTKRAAKAENSAAKLRQENAQLQAELRSSRLEKEELRAGQAGLAAARRNAEAALQHLLQVTASSRASIRQLLSGAESLQLVADLLKSIDRISEVSEDGH; encoded by the exons ATGGCGGCGCCGGCGCTGCCTGTGGCGGAGCCGCTGCCGGGGGACCCGGCCGAGCCCAACCCCTTCTCCTTCCGCGAGTTCGTCCGCTCCAAATCCCGCGGCGGGGACGGCGCGGGCGCTGACACACAG GCGGCTTGGGCCGGGCCCGCCGTGCCCCCGCTGCCCGCCGTGCCCGCAGAGTCGGGGGACgagcaggaggatgaggaggaggaatggAGCGAGAGCTACCGGCCGCTGGCTGTGGAGCAGGCCCACCTGGGCAGCGCCGGAgccgccccggggccgggccgggtcCCCGCCCCGCAGCCGAGCTACGAGCAG ctaAAAGAAGAGAATGCTATCTTGAGAAGCAAGATCAATAAGCTTCAGATTCTGTCTGAAACTCAGGCAGACAA GATGAGGAAGCTTGAGAAGAAGcttgaggaaaacaaaatcaaagaagaaaaagaagcacaGGATTTGGAAGCAATGGTGCAGCACGTGGAGCAGAATCTCCAGCTGATGACT AAAAGGGCTGCCAAGGCTGAGAACAGTGCTGCCAAACTGAGGCAGGAGAATGCACAGCTGCAG GCGGAGCTGAGGAGttccaggctggagaaggaggagctgcGGGCGGGCCAGGCGGGATTGGCCGCGGCCAGGCGGAACGCGGAGGCGGCGCTGCAGCACTTGCTGCAGGTCACAGCCAGCTCCCGGGCATCCATCAG gcagctgctctctggagcAGAATCCCTGCAGCTCGTGGCTGATCTCCTGAAATCCATAGACAGAATCTCTGAGGTGTCAGAGGATGGACACTGA